The Phyllostomus discolor isolate MPI-MPIP mPhyDis1 chromosome 9, mPhyDis1.pri.v3, whole genome shotgun sequence nucleotide sequence CCCGTCAGTGTGAGGAGGCCATTCCCCAAGCGCCCAGAAAGGTGGGGTGGAGATGCTGTGGCTGTGGCGACTGCTCatcctccctgacccctcccccgcccttggCCACTGACCTTTGTCCCGTGGGTCAGAGGACGGGGCTTGCTTCCTCTTCAGGGGGCGGCCCTGCCGGGGCTCCGCGGTGCAGAAGCACCTGGGTGCCTTCCCCCGAGGGCTTGGTGAGGCCTCCTCAGGGCTCAGGCCCCCCTGGCGGGGAGGGGTGTGGTCAGGGCTTgggtccccctccccaccccgagcctggggcagccctggctgggggggaGCCCACGTGAGCCCGGGACCCACTTCATCGTCGGAAGCATCTGGTGTGGGCGGCTGGTCCGGCTCGTCCGGCACCGGCGGCTGCGCCTCGGGCTTGCTGAGCTCTGTGGGGCGCAGGGTGGGGGTCAGGCCAGGTGGATGGCCTggggcccagcagcagcagggccctcTCTGGCCGActggcctgggaggagtgagtgGCAGCCACTGTgcgggtgaggaaactgaggcacagaggggcgtGGCTCCAGTGCCTGTACCATGACCCCACCAGCGGGGGTGTCCCCTGGCCCGGCACTGGGCAATGGGGTGCCCATCTCTTGCCCCCAGGCCCTAGCTGCTGGACACCCTTCCCCTCACAGCCTGTGGTCAGAGGCGTGTCTGCCCTGACCCCCCAACTCCTTTCCAGCTCTGCCTGTGGGGGACCCAGGGTTTGGTCCGGCAGGCCCCGGGGGTCTGAGCTGGGCCCCAGGACACCTCTCCCTCCTGCTGACTTTGACCACtgcatctccctcccctcccatggCCCCACTGCTGGGTCCCCGTGGGCGCAGCCTTACCCGGGCGGCCCTCAGCGTCAGGCCTCTGTGGGTGTGGGGACGGTTTGGGCCTCTCTCTGGACTCATCTCCGGGCCTACCCGGAGacagcaggctgggctggggccccgggaggggctgtggggggtCCTGGGGGGAAGCGACATAATGGTTTGGGCTCCTTTGAGTTCACTTGGGCACAACCCGtgggccctggcctgggtgcAGCCGGGGGCTCGGCCGGGCTGCCGGCCTGGGTGTGGGCCCTCAGAGGTGGGAACAGGGCGGGGGCTCACCTCGGGGGTGCGAGGTTCTTCCTGCTCCGGTGCTCTGGTCCCCTTGGTGCCATTGCTGCGTCCCCAAGGTCCAGACTGGGTAGGAGGCTCCGCTCGCTGGGGTGTCTCAGGACTGGGGGTGCGCGCAGTTTGGGGGCTGAGTGACCCTGGCCGGCCCGTGGACTTGGGGGcgtcccggccccggccccactCCGAGAGGTCCAGGGGCTTGTCTGGAACGTGGTCCTGCGTGGTCCGGGCCTCCTTCGCCCTGGGGCTGCCGGAGCCCGTGGGCCGTGGGTGCCGCTTCCCGggcagggctgccctggccaCCTCGCCCTCCGGCCCCTCCGAGTCAGACCCGACCGGCGGGGAGGGCAGTGTCTCCCCTGGCCTGTGGGGGCCCCTCGGCCTGGCCCCGTCCGCCTGGCCCTGCGCCCGCAGCTGCTGGGCCAGGAGCAGGCTCAGGGCCCCCTGCAGCCGCTGGCCCCGCAGGTCCACCAGGGGGCCCGACAGGCCCAGCAGGCCCGGGggctcctcccaggcctcctcctcGCCGGCCTTCGGGGCCCGGGGGGCTGTGGCGGGGTCCCGGGGGCTGCTGTGGCAGCTCCGCAGGTGCAGGGACAGGCGGTGGCTCAGGAGACAGAGGCGGTCAGCCTGGAGGGAGTGCTTCAGGGACTCGTAGGTCACGGCAGAGGGCCGGGGGGCCCGCGGGAAgctggaaggtggggaggaaggagcccAATCACAGGGGCCGCGGTCAACTGCCAGGTCACAGGGGAGGACTCGGGGCCCAGGGAGGTGAGGAGAGCTGCCCAGGTCACAGGGTGGGTaggggagagggcaggtgggaggggagagggtgggttcCCGccccccctccactgcccccccATGCCATCCCACCTTGGAGGCCAGGCCGTGGGACTGCCTGGCCAGCGGAGACTGGAGCGTGGGGCTGAGGCCTTTCTTTATGGGGCATCAGCTCCCTGGCTCACCTGGTgggcccagccccacctcctccccgcgggtcccctgccccaccctgggaaGTGTTCAGGAGGTGCCCCCTGGGAACTCTGCGGTGGGTGGGGGGCCCGGAAAGCCACGTTGCAGAAGGGCAGAGCCCCTGCTGGGCCGTGGACCCCTCCCCAGTGCGGGCCAGACCAGAGACAGGAGCTCAGCCGAGGCCGCCCCCGCGGTGGCTGTGGGCGGGGCCGCACCTGTCCAGGGGCAGGCCGCGCTCGTAAGGCGGGCTGGGTGGGCCGCCCAGGGCGGGAGGCGTCCCGTCGGCGGAGCTCCGGTCGGCGGAGCAGGCCCGGGCGCCTGGCCGTACCACGGCGATGGTCCCGTGCAGCTGGTTGGAGATCCGCTGGGGACTCTGCACaagcggtggggggtgggggcgtggcagttagcgggggtggggggggtgcgggggcggggcggccgtggcctctgcctctgctccctgcGCGACCTTGGGCAGAGCACCCGCGGACCTGCGATGTGCTGCCTCCCCCGTCAAGTGGAGCCAGGCGGTCCCGGTGTGGCAGAGAGGGCGGGCACGTGGCACGCCGGGCGGGGCTGGGGTCCCTGGCGCTCACCACGTCTGGGGCCCTCGGCTCGGCAGGGTTGGCACTCGGGGAGATTTTGGCCCCTGGAGACGCCCGGTACACCAGCTTCTCTGCAGGAGGAAAAGCGGAGGCGGAGGGGCCGGGTGGTGAggcggccccgcccccctccggctccgcccccgccccccatcccctcGGCCCCTCGGCCTGTTGGGCCAGCGCTGCCCGCCCGCCTGTGGCGCACACCTGCGGGGTGGtcctccgcctcctcccctgGCAGCTTCTCTTCCGTGGCCTTGCGTGCGCCCGGGGAGATGCATGGCGGGGGCGAGGTGGTGTCCGGAGTGCCCTCCCTGCACGGGGGCTTGGGCCTGTGTCCCGAGGGGAGGGTGAGGGCAGAGCCCCCAGAGACAATCAGAAAGGCTAAGGTACCCCTCTGGGGTTCCTGCCACCACCGTGGGGGGCCCAGGTGACCCAGGAAAAGCTCTCTCGACACTGCCTGAGACCCCACCTCCCGGGCTCCCGCAGCAGGCTCAGTGGCCCTGCCTGTCTGCCTCGGACCCAGAGCCCCCAGGTCACCCTGGGGCCGTGCTGCTGAGGGGGCTGGGGACGCAGCCTGTTTCTGGGGGGGCCGCTGGGCTCCTGGCTGGCTACAAGCCCCCCTGTGTGCGTCGCTCCGAGGTCAGGGGTCGGCTCCATGGTGAATGGCCCGGGGGACCCCCCCTCCGTCCGGtgccccatgcccctccccctggTGCCCCACAGATGCGTCCTGGGTGCCCActgtgagtgggggaggggggtggggtgttcACTCACCCCGAGCCCCGAAGCTGGGCCACCTCTTCCCTCAGGGTCTCATTCTCCTCCTGCAGCCGGTTCATCTCGCTGGCTGCAAAGGACACGGgtcagccagggcctgggggtgggaggcgggtTGGGCCCTCACCGCTTGCCGCCTGAGGGGTCAGTCACTTGTGGCTGAGAGAATAGCGCCAGCCTCAGGGCAGCGCAAAGCATGCGGACCCTCCCCCCAGGAGCTTGTCCCCCCCAGGAAGGGGGGAGGGCGTTGAGGGCCAGGACgcctggggggcgggcagggggtgcaggacacctgc carries:
- the RBBP8NL gene encoding RBBP8 N-terminal-like protein — translated: MDGFMEALNRLKAVHEQEVLGLQNKLLELNSERCRDAQRVEELCTKNHQLREQQKALKDNVRVLENRLRAGLCDRCTVTQELARKKQQDFETSLLQHLQHICVLTSEMNRLQEENETLREEVAQLRGSGPKPPCREGTPDTTSPPPCISPGARKATEEKLPGEEAEDHPAEKLVYRASPGAKISPSANPAEPRAPDVSPQRISNQLHGTIAVVRPGARACSADRSSADGTPPALGGPPSPPYERGLPLDSFPRAPRPSAVTYESLKHSLQADRLCLLSHRLSLHLRSCHSSPRDPATAPRAPKAGEEEAWEEPPGLLGLSGPLVDLRGQRLQGALSLLLAQQLRAQGQADGARPRGPHRPGETLPSPPVGSDSEGPEGEVARAALPGKRHPRPTGSGSPRAKEARTTQDHVPDKPLDLSEWGRGRDAPKSTGRPGSLSPQTARTPSPETPQRAEPPTQSGPWGRSNGTKGTRAPEQEEPRTPEDPPQPLPGPQPSLLSPGRPGDESRERPKPSPHPQRPDAEGRPELSKPEAQPPVPDEPDQPPTPDASDDEGGLSPEEASPSPRGKAPRCFCTAEPRQGRPLKRKQAPSSDPRDKGSKKLS